In the Armatimonas rosea genome, CGGGCTCGGGCTGGCCAAGGCGGTAGTAGAGCTCCATGCGGGTGCGCAGGCTCTCCACGTGCGCCTGGTCGGCGTCCAGCGCCTTCCCGAGCTCCGCGAGGGCCTCGGTATCGCTGGGGGCGCTCTGGGCGGCGAGGAGGTGCTTCCAGGCGGGAGTCGGGTGCGCCTGCCGGTTGGCCACTGCCTCGGCGAGACGCTTTTTATAGAGCTCGCGCTGGCGGGGGGCACCATTGGTCGCCGACTGGAACGCGACCGCAGCCTCATGGATCCAGTCACGGGCGAGGTAGGCATCTCCCAGGGCCTCGTAGGCGGCGACATTGTTGGGCGCACTGCTGATGGCCTGTCGCGCGAGGGGGATCGCTGCGGCGGGAAAGCCTCCCGCGGTCAGCGATCGGGCGGCGGCGGTCAGCACCGACGGCTCATCGGGGCGCTGGCGGAGGGCGCGTGCCCACTCCTGAACCGTGCCCTCGACACTGCCGGTCTGCCCGATCAGCCCCGCGAGCTCCCGGCGGAGCGCACTGTCTTGTGGGGTGACCTTGAGCTGACTCTCCAGCTTTCGCCGGGTGCTCTGGTAGCTCTGGCGGCGCTCGTACTCGGCGCGCCAGTGCGTCTCGGTCGCGGTGTCTTGCGCGTGACTGGCGATCAGGCGCAGCTCCTGGGCCGGCAGGGGGTTGAGCGGGGCGAGGGCGGCGGCGCGCTCCAGCTCCGGTCGTGCCGCGGCTTCGTCGCCGCTTTGAAGCAGGCCCCGGCCCAGGACATAGTGGTTCTGTGCCTCCTCCGGGGCCAGCGCGACCGCTTTTTGGGCCCGCTCGACGGCTTTCTTGGCCTCACCGCGCCCCAGGCAGAAGTTGGCCCAGGCACGGTAGCTCTCGGCGTGGGCGGGAAGGAGCTGGGTGGCCTTTTGAAACTCCGTCTCGGCGCGGGCGGGGTTGCGGCTGGCCTCCAGGAGCGCGAGCTGGAGGTGGTCGAGGGCGGCGTAGGGACGGGCCTGCAGGGCGCGCTCTAGGTAGGTGCGGCCTTGGTCGATAAACTGCTGCTGAAGGCAGACATTGGCGAGCAGGGAGAGCGCTTGCCCGTAGTCCGGGCGAAGTGCGACCGCTTGCTCCAGCGCTTTCTGGGCGAGAGGCCAAGCTTTCTGGGTGAGGTGGTAGCTTCCCAGGAGATAGTGGGCCTCGGCGAGGCGGGGGTTGGTACCTGCGAACTGCTTGAGCTGGCCAAAGGCGGCCGAGACCTGCCCCGAGCCTAGGAGCGCCTGCGCCCAGGCCTCCCGGATGCGCGGCGAGCCGGGGTCGAAGCCCGCGGCCTGCTCCAGAAACGGGGCGGCCTCGGTGAAGCGACCTTGTTCGTTGAGGCGCCGGCCCAGGTAGTACAGGAAGACTGGGTCGGAGGCGCTTGTTTTTTGTTGCGGGGCGAGCTGGGCGAGCGAGAGGGCACGCCAGCGCTGGTCACGAAACCTGCCTGTCAGAGAGGGGGCTACCGCCGCCGCGAGGGCGGCGACGGCAACCCAGAGGACTACCCACGTTCGTCGTGTTGTCTTCAACTAGTTGGTGTAGTTGTGCCAGATGTCATCGGCGGAGCCGACCTTTGCGCGGAGGGAGTTGGCATTGACTGCCTTGGCATGCCCATCCGCGAAGACACAGTTGATCTTGTTCATGTGGCGACCGTAGGGGCGGCGTCCACGGCCGTAGTCGCCGTTGCCGGTGTTGTTTCCGGGAACGTCGAAGTCCCATGCCGCGGCGCGGTCCGAGATCGGCTTCCAGGCCTCGGGGGTGAGGTTGTTGAAGGGGCCACAGTTGGCAGAGGCATCGCTGGCAGACTGCGAGGCGCAGGCACCGCCACCCTGGGCCGTGACATTGCCCGCCTGAATCACGGCGGAGTCGGCGAAGGCGACCAGGCTCGCGGGCTGGTTGAGCGACGAGAGAGAGACGGGCATGAACAGGTTGAGGTTCGAGCCATCGCTCTGCCGGATGCTGGTCCAGGCATTGCCGGTGAGCGCGGACTTGTTCATCGAGTAGGACTGGCCGATCAGGTTCGCCGGGCTAAAGGGGTTGCCATCGGGGTTCTTGTTGGGCTTCCCTGCCGAGGGACAGACAAAGATCGAGCCCGTGGTCAGGCCACTATTGACCACATCCGAGCCGACCGCACCGAGCTTCTGCAGGTAGGGTCCCAGGGAGATTGTGTACATCGTCCCGCCCCACTCGCTATCACTGCCGCCGTCTTTCCAGACATAGCCTAGCGGGTAGGTCTCGTCGTAGTCCTGGATATACTGCATGGTCGCCATGCCGATCTGGCGCAGGTTCGACAGGCAGGAGATCGCGCGGGCCTTCTCACGGGCTTGGGCAAAGACCGGGAAGAGGATGGCTGCCAAGATAGCAATAATAGCAATCACGACAAGAAGCTCAATGAGGGTAAAGACGTGCTTTGTGCTCCGTTGATTTTTCATGGATTCACCTCTGAATAGCGGGGACCGGGTGTCGTGTTGTGCTGAGAAGCAGCCCCGGTCGGTACTGCTCCTAGCGTCGTTCCCGCGAGGAAGCTCGTGGGGAGGTACTGGACTTGAGGGAGAGGGCTCTCGCCTTGGACCAGCGCCACAGCCTGCGCGATCGCGGCCTCGGCGAGCGCCTCGATATCTACCTTGACCGATGCCACGGTGTGCCCGCTCTGCGTCTCCCACGGGAGGCCGTCGTAGCCCACCAGGCTGAGCTGCTCGGGGATGCGGATGCCGTGCTCGGTGCACTGGTCCAGCAGGAGATAGGCCAGGCGGTCACGGGGGCAGAAGAGGGCGGTGGGCGCTGTCTTGGCCTCTAGGTGCGCGGCGAGCTCCGCAAAGTCGGTGATACAGGTCTCCGGCAGAGCGACTCCCTGGCGGGCCAGCTCCTGGCGCAGGAACCCGACACGCTGCGGAAAGTCCGGGCTCTTGCTATCGTCGAAGAGCACCCCAATCTCCCGGTGCCCTGCCTTGAGGAGCTGCTGCGCCACCTGCTGCATCCCACCTTCGACATCCTCGACGACTTGTGGCAGGCTTCCCTCGACCTGGCCTCCGATCAGCACGGTCTTGAGGCGCGAGTTCTTGAGTAGTGCCAGCAGGGGATCGTCGGGCTGGGGCGCGAAGAACAAGACCGCATCGGCGATCCCGCCATTGAGGTGCTGGTAGATCTCCTGTGGGGAGCGTGAGAAGTCGCAGTGGATCAGCAGATCGTAGCCCAGGCGTCCCGCGGCCCGCTCCAGCGCGGTTCCCAGGGTGTTCATGTAGAGGTCCTGCGGGGTACGCGTGCGGTAGCCGTTGAAGAAGCTCAGGATATGGGTTCCCCGGCCCTGCATCGAGCGTACCAGGCGGTTGGGGGAGTAGTCTAGCTCTTGAGCCGTCTGCCGCACCCGCTCGATCACATCGGTGGAGATGCGGTACTGGCCCGATTTCTCGCTCAGCGCCTGCGAGGCTGTGGCGACCGAGACCCCGGCCTGACGTGCGACATCTTCCAGGCGGATTCGGCGAGAGGCGGGCGTTGCTACTCTGCTCATCGTTGTTGCTAAAGTATTTTAGCAACGTTTTCTACTTTATGCAAGTTTTAACAATACCCAGGGTTTTCGCAGGAAATTGCGGAGGGGGTAGCGAACCCAAGGAGCATGTCACAGACGATTCCACAACCCGAGCCGACTCCCGGCGATACGTCCTGGTTTACCCACGACCGCTTTGGTATGTTTATCCACTGGGGCCTCTACGCCCTGGGCGCGCGCCACGAGTGGCTCAAGAACCAGGAGCAGCTCACCGACGAGCGCTACGAGCGGTACTTTAAGTTCTTCGACCCCGATCTCTACGACCCCGAGGTTTGGGCGAGCGCCGCCGAGAACGCGGGGATGAAGTACTTTGTCATCACCA is a window encoding:
- a CDS encoding tetratricopeptide repeat protein, which gives rise to MKTTRRTWVVLWVAVAALAAAVAPSLTGRFRDQRWRALSLAQLAPQQKTSASDPVFLYYLGRRLNEQGRFTEAAPFLEQAAGFDPGSPRIREAWAQALLGSGQVSAAFGQLKQFAGTNPRLAEAHYLLGSYHLTQKAWPLAQKALEQAVALRPDYGQALSLLANVCLQQQFIDQGRTYLERALQARPYAALDHLQLALLEASRNPARAETEFQKATQLLPAHAESYRAWANFCLGRGEAKKAVERAQKAVALAPEEAQNHYVLGRGLLQSGDEAAARPELERAAALAPLNPLPAQELRLIASHAQDTATETHWRAEYERRQSYQSTRRKLESQLKVTPQDSALRRELAGLIGQTGSVEGTVQEWARALRQRPDEPSVLTAAARSLTAGGFPAAAIPLARQAISSAPNNVAAYEALGDAYLARDWIHEAAVAFQSATNGAPRQRELYKKRLAEAVANRQAHPTPAWKHLLAAQSAPSDTEALAELGKALDADQAHVESLRTRMELYYRLGQPEPALTDARRLLALLPDDSKGSLFAALILLREPLTEDRTLQISALLDRAEVSGGATPTLLYGRGLFALARKQPKDALVYLTKSAQLDPESRAVFAKLIEAAQQAGDSTTEANARKQLDLLTQRKP
- a CDS encoding DUF1559 domain-containing protein translates to MKNQRSTKHVFTLIELLVVIAIIAILAAILFPVFAQAREKARAISCLSNLRQIGMATMQYIQDYDETYPLGYVWKDGGSDSEWGGTMYTISLGPYLQKLGAVGSDVVNSGLTTGSIFVCPSAGKPNKNPDGNPFSPANLIGQSYSMNKSALTGNAWTSIRQSDGSNLNLFMPVSLSSLNQPASLVAFADSAVIQAGNVTAQGGGACASQSASDASANCGPFNNLTPEAWKPISDRAAAWDFDVPGNNTGNGDYGRGRRPYGRHMNKINCVFADGHAKAVNANSLRAKVGSADDIWHNYTN
- a CDS encoding LacI family DNA-binding transcriptional regulator; translated protein: MSRVATPASRRIRLEDVARQAGVSVATASQALSEKSGQYRISTDVIERVRQTAQELDYSPNRLVRSMQGRGTHILSFFNGYRTRTPQDLYMNTLGTALERAAGRLGYDLLIHCDFSRSPQEIYQHLNGGIADAVLFFAPQPDDPLLALLKNSRLKTVLIGGQVEGSLPQVVEDVEGGMQQVAQQLLKAGHREIGVLFDDSKSPDFPQRVGFLRQELARQGVALPETCITDFAELAAHLEAKTAPTALFCPRDRLAYLLLDQCTEHGIRIPEQLSLVGYDGLPWETQSGHTVASVKVDIEALAEAAIAQAVALVQGESPLPQVQYLPTSFLAGTTLGAVPTGAASQHNTTPGPRYSEVNP